The nucleotide window TCCCGGAGTCGTCCTTGACGAACAGGCCGCCGGTGACGCCCAGTTCACGGGCGAGGTTGTCGGCCTTGACCAGCTTGGTGAAGCCGGGGTTGAGGTTGGGCTTGTCCGCGACATCGGCGGGGACCGGCAGCAGCGGCGCGTAGCGCCAGATGTTGTCGGGTCCGGCCTCGATGCGCTTCTTCAGCTCGTCGGGAGAGCCGCTCGGCAGGTCGTACGCCACCTCGAGCGGCCCGAAACAGGACGCGCAGGCGAACAGGGGGCCGAGCTCGAAACGCTCGCCGCACTCACGACAGGAAAGCGCCGCGGCGGGACCGAGATCCACAGTGGAGGGGGTGTTCGTCGTTTCAGTCTGCACAGCCATGCTGGCGGAGGCCCTTTCTCCTCATCTTCCTCATGGCGAATTTCGCCACAAGACGGATTTGGCACCTTCCCCACCGTGACCTCGCGGTCGATGGGGGGGTTGCCGGGACTTCAACGGGCCGTTCCCTCAGTCCCTCTGGATGAGCGCTATGGCACTGGATCAGTGATCCAGGCGTTTGTTCGCGGGCGGACCCCGAGATGCGAGGGTCGTCCGCGTTGTTCAAGACTGTAACCGAAGCCTCGGACGGTTGAACCAGTCGTCCGAACCGCGAGATGGATCACACGCAGGGAGATTCGACGTGATCGAAGAGGTGGAGCGTTGGCTGACCAGGCGTTCCTGGTCGGCCGCCGATCGTCCGCTGGATCGCCTCGCGGCCGCCAGGTCCCGGGACCCCCACCGCGGCAGCATCAGCGTCGTCCTGCCCGCCCTCAACGAGGAGGCGACGGTCGGCGCCATCGTGACGACGATCCGGCGCGAGCTCATGGAGCGCGTGCCGCTGATCGACGAGCTGGTCGTCATCGACTCCGGATCGACGGACGCGACCGGGCGGGTCGCCACGGAGGCGGGAGCCCGGGTGGTCCACCGGGACGCGATCCTGCCCCGAATACCCACCCTCCCCGGCAAGGGCGAGGTCCTGTGGCGGTCACTGCTGGTCACGAGCGGCGAGATCGTCTGCTTCATCGACGCCGACCTGAAGGACTTCTCGGCGGACTTCGTCTCCGGGACCGTCGGCCCGCTCCTCACCGACCCCTCGGTCCAGTTCGTGAAGGCGATGTACGACCGACCGCTGGGAAACACCGCCGGTCAGGGCGGTCGTGTCACTGAACTGGTCGCACGGCCCCTGCTCAATCTGCACTGGCCGCAGCTGGCCGGCTTCGTCCAGCCGCTCGGCGGCGAGTACGCCGTACGGCGCTCCCTGCTGGAGCAGCTGCCCTTCCCCGTCGGCTACGGAGTGGAGCTGGGCCTGCTCATCGACTCGCTGCACCTGGTGGGACTGGACGCCCTGGCGCAGGTCGACGTCGGCATACGCAAACACCGCAACCAGGACAGTCAGGCGCTGGGCAGGATGGCGGCGACGATCTACCGCACCGCGCAGCTGCGGCTCTCCCGGGGCCACCTGGTGCGGCCGGTGCTCACGCAGTTCGAGCGGGGCGAGAACGGCTTCGTGCCGTGCACCTCTGCGGTCGATACGGAGGAGCGGCCTCCGATGCGGGACGTCGAGGAGTACCTGGTGCGTCGCGCGGCGTAATCGGTTCAGTCATAAAAGTCCCCTATATTTCACTTTTATGGCTTTTCCTCGACTGAGGGTCGCCGTGCGCCGGCTGCCCGGGTACGCCGCTGTCCTGCCCGTCCTCGCCGATACCGGCGGCACCAGCGAGCGGCTGTGGCTCCTCGGCGGCCTCGGGTTCGCCCTGACCGGGGCCGGGGCGGTCGCCCGCGCGGCGACGCGCGGGCGGGGGCGTGGACGCGACCACGGCTGAGGGCCCGGAGCACGGGCCCGTCCGGCCGGAGGCCGTACTCACGTTTGGGGGCTTCCGGAACGGGCTAGGTTCCGGTACATGGTCTCCGAGCACGCTGCCCAGGTTCTCGTCGCGTCCAACCGCGGCCCCGTGTCGTACACACAGGGCGAGGACGGCTCACTCACATCGAAACGGGGCGGAGGCGGACTGGTCTCCGGCCTCAGCGCGGTCGACGACAAACTGTGGGTGTGCGCGGCCCTGAGCGACGGCGACCGCGAGGCGGTCAGGCAGGGCGTCGCCGAAGAGGGCGTACGGATGCTCGACATCGACGCGGATCTCCACGCCGACGCGTACAACGGCATCGCGAACTCGGTGCTCTGGTTCGTGCACCACATGCTGTACCAGACACCGCTGGAGCCCGCGTTCGACGCGGAGTTCCGCCGGCAGTGGGCCGCGTACGAGGCGTACAACCGCGCCTTCGCCGAGGCGCTCGCCGAGGAGGCGGGCGAGGGGGCGGCGGTCCTGGTGCAGGACTACCACCTGGCACTGGTGCCGGGGATGCTCCGCGAGCTCCGCGCCGATCTGCGGATCGGACACTTCTCGCACACCCCGTGGGCGCCCGTCGACTACTTCCGCCTGCTGCCCGACGACATCGGCGAGCAGCTGCTGCGGGGCATTCTCGGCGCCGACCGCGCGGCGTTCCTCACCCGGCGCTGGGCCGACGCGTTCATCGGCTGCTGTACGGAGATCCTCGGCGGCACCGGCCGCACCCGGATCGGGGTGCACGGGCTGGGGGCGGACGCGGACTTCCTGCGCCGCCGCTCGCACGAGGCGGACGTGGACGAGCGGATGGCGGCCCTGCGGGAAGAGGTGGGCCCGGACCGCCGGACGATCGTACGCGTGGACCGCATGGAGCTCTCGAAGAACATCGTGCGCGGACTCCTCGCGTACCGGGCCCTGCTTGAGGAGCATCCGGAGTGGCGCGAGCGGGTCGCCCACATCGCGTTCGCCTACCCCTCGCGGCAGGACCTCGCGGTGTACCAGGAGTACACGGCGGCGGTCCGGACGCTGGCCCAGGAGATCAACGCGCAGTACGGGACGCCTGACTGGACCCCGGTGATCCTGCACGTGAAGGACGACTTCGCCCGCTCCCTGGCGGCGTACCGACTCGCCGACGTGGCCCTGGTCAACCCGATCCGTGACGGCATGAACCTGGTCGCCAAGGAGGTCCCCGTGGTCTCCGACGACGGCTGCGTCCTGGTGCTGTCGCGGGAGGCGGGGGCGTACGAGGAACTGGGCGACGCCTCGATCGTGGTGAACCCGTACGACGTGTCGGCCACGGCGGAGGCCCTGCACCAGGCGCTGTCGATGCCGCACGACGAGCGGGCCGACCGCACGAAGGCCCTGGCCGCCGCGGCGACGGCGCTGCCGCCGCAGCAGTGGTTCCTCGACCAGCTAGAGGCGCTGCGCGAGGGCTGACAGGAACGCGACGACGTCGGCGGGCCCCGGCAGCAACAGGTCGGCCCGCTCGGCCAGTTCGGGCACCTCCGCGCTGCCGCTGCAGACCAGCAGGCCCGGGACGCCGTCAGGGCCCTCGGTGCGGAGCGTCTCCACGGCGGCGTAGGCGGCGAGGTCACCGAGGTCGTCACCGGCGTACAGCACGGACTCGGCGTCCGTCTCGCGTACGTACTCGGCGAGTGCGACGCCCTTGTCCATGCCGGGCGGGCGCAGTTCCAGTACCAGGCGGCCGGGTTCGACGATCAGCCCGTGTTCGGCCGCGAGCCGTCCGAGGGGCTCGCGCAGCGCGTCGAAGAGGGCCTGCGGGTCGTCGGCCCGGCGGGTGTGCACGGCGACGGCCTGCCCTTTCTCCTCCACCCAACTGCCGTGCCTGGTGTCCAGCTCGTGGAGCAGGCCGGGCAGTTCGGCGCGCACGGCGGCGATGCCGGGGTGCGGGGCGGGGGCGTGCACGGTGCCGGAGACGGCGTCCCAGCGTTCGGCGCCGTAATGGCCGAGGACGACGAGGTGATCGAGTCCGGGCACGCCCGCGAAGCCGCCGTACCGCACGGCGACGTCGGCCGGGCGGCCGGTGATCACGGCGACGGACGCGACGCGTGGCGCGAGCGCGGCGAGCGCGGGGACGGCGCCGGGGTGGGCGCGGGCCTGTTCCGGGTCGGGGACGATATCGGCTAGCGTGCCGTCGAAATCGAGCGCGACCACGGCTCGGTCGGGCCGGGCGAGAATGGCCGCGAGGCCTTCTCGGCCGACCAGGGTGGTCGGGGTCGGCAGGTGATCGGGGTGACTGCCCATGGTCCGACCCTATAGCGACGCGCCTGTTCCCGGGGCCCGGCCCGCAACCCCTGGTCCTCGAATGCCGGGCAGGCTTGACATGACCGCTGCCGCGACACCCCCGGCCCGCCCGGCGTTTGAGAGTCGGGGGTCGAGGACCGGGTCGAAGCCCCGCGACAGCCGACCCGTCAGCGACGGTTCCGGCGGGCCGCGCGCACCGCTCGCAGGCGGTTCACCGTGACCGGGTCCTCCGCCAGCGCCCGTACGTCGTCGATCAGCGCGTTCAGCAGCTGGTAGTAGCGGACCGGCGACATCCCGAGCTCTTCGCGGATCGCCCGTTCCTTCGCCCCCGGCCCCGGCCAGGAGCGCCGCTCCAGGGAGAGCAGAGCTCGGTCCCGGTCGGAGAGCGGGGAGGCGTCGGTCATGTGACTTCCTCCCCCTCGTGAACGAGGGGGATTCCCCACTTCGCAGTGAGGGTTTCCTGCTTCTCAGCAGGTTGCCCCGTCCGGAAGGACTCCCGTTGAGGTCTTACACCCGCTCCACAGGCTGTAACCGCCAGTCCGGCGGACAGAATGTTGCGTGCCGCGTTCACATCGCGGTCATGCGTGGTGCCGCAGTCGCACGTCCACGCGCGGACGTTCAACGGCAGTTTCTCTCGGACGGTGCCGCATGCGGAGCACACACGGTAACTGAACGCCGACCTGGTGTACTCGGCGGAACGGCGAGTCTTCTTCTTCGACTTGAACCGGGGATACTTCGCTCGGCCCTCGAAGAAGTTCGAGAACGCCCCTTGCAGATGCCACAGCGTCTGCTGACGCTGGAACCACGCCACTGTCCGGGCTTCCGACGCCAGGTTGTAGACCTTGCGCACACACCCGAACGTGCGCGACAGCTCCGCTGCCTGCTCGTTCGTGGGGGCGAAGCGGTTCTTGAACGCCCGCTTCACCAGCTCGGTCTTCACCTCTCACAAGTTATCAGGTCTGTTCGTAACGATCGAACGGTCAGAATGGGTACGCACCGGGACTCCGCCGCTTCGCGGCTCCGGACCTCCATGAACTGTGACGTTCTGGCACTGCATGCAAAAGGTGCCCCGCGGCCTGCGACGATCCGGCTTACTGAGGACTGGATCATGAGCGGGTGGGGGCACCTTTCACGTGCAGGGTGGCAAGTGGGCACGCGGTCTGGCGATGTCGGGGGGCCGGGAAGGGACAGGTCGGGCATGTGGGCGGGGCGCATCTGCGGCTGCCGGCGGAGCGCACGGGCCTGACCTGGGAACTGTCGGCGGCGCTGACCCGGCCGGGGTTCGTGCCGCTGTGCAAGCAGGAGGCGCGTCACCAGACCTTCGCGACCGACCACCAACGCGGGCGGATCGCCCATCTCGATGGCCGGCACCGCAGACGCGCCCGGGTCGAGCCCAAGGTCCGCGATCAGAAGGCATCCGGGATCGGCCTGCTGCCCTCGCGCGAGCTGAAACTCCCCGGCACCTGGCCCTGGGCCACGGCGGCCATCCTCGCCTTCGAACGGATCCTCGTACGACAGCCGACGCGCTCCCCTGACCGAAACCGTCCCCGGACAGGGATCAACACGACACCACGGACGCAAGACCAACCGGACGTCGCCGTGAAACGACGAGGCGGGGCATGCACGGCAGGTAAATTACTGCCGCCCAGCAGGTAAAGTCCGACCGTCTTCTTGAAGAGAGAACATCTGTAAGTGTCGGCTTCCGGCCTGCGGTCATCTGATCGCGCCAGTCAGCTGGGCCGTGCGCGAGGATGTTGAGTTGCCTGGAGCCGTGAAGTGTCAGTACCACCCTTGCCCGCCTGGATTCGCACCGCAGCGGCACGCTTCTTCCTACCGACGGTGCTCGCCCTGTCATTCGCCGTGCAGGCAGTAGGTGCCCTCCTCGCCAGCGTTCCCCT belongs to Streptomyces finlayi and includes:
- a CDS encoding glucosyl-3-phosphoglycerate synthase, with translation MIEEVERWLTRRSWSAADRPLDRLAAARSRDPHRGSISVVLPALNEEATVGAIVTTIRRELMERVPLIDELVVIDSGSTDATGRVATEAGARVVHRDAILPRIPTLPGKGEVLWRSLLVTSGEIVCFIDADLKDFSADFVSGTVGPLLTDPSVQFVKAMYDRPLGNTAGQGGRVTELVARPLLNLHWPQLAGFVQPLGGEYAVRRSLLEQLPFPVGYGVELGLLIDSLHLVGLDALAQVDVGIRKHRNQDSQALGRMAATIYRTAQLRLSRGHLVRPVLTQFERGENGFVPCTSAVDTEERPPMRDVEEYLVRRAA
- a CDS encoding helix-turn-helix domain-containing protein, producing MKTELVKRAFKNRFAPTNEQAAELSRTFGCVRKVYNLASEARTVAWFQRQQTLWHLQGAFSNFFEGRAKYPRFKSKKKTRRSAEYTRSAFSYRVCSACGTVREKLPLNVRAWTCDCGTTHDRDVNAARNILSAGLAVTACGAGVRPQRESFRTGQPAEKQETLTAKWGIPLVHEGEEVT
- a CDS encoding alpha,alpha-trehalose-phosphate synthase (UDP-forming), which translates into the protein MVSEHAAQVLVASNRGPVSYTQGEDGSLTSKRGGGGLVSGLSAVDDKLWVCAALSDGDREAVRQGVAEEGVRMLDIDADLHADAYNGIANSVLWFVHHMLYQTPLEPAFDAEFRRQWAAYEAYNRAFAEALAEEAGEGAAVLVQDYHLALVPGMLRELRADLRIGHFSHTPWAPVDYFRLLPDDIGEQLLRGILGADRAAFLTRRWADAFIGCCTEILGGTGRTRIGVHGLGADADFLRRRSHEADVDERMAALREEVGPDRRTIVRVDRMELSKNIVRGLLAYRALLEEHPEWRERVAHIAFAYPSRQDLAVYQEYTAAVRTLAQEINAQYGTPDWTPVILHVKDDFARSLAAYRLADVALVNPIRDGMNLVAKEVPVVSDDGCVLVLSREAGAYEELGDASIVVNPYDVSATAEALHQALSMPHDERADRTKALAAAATALPPQQWFLDQLEALREG
- a CDS encoding DUF3263 domain-containing protein, which gives rise to MTDASPLSDRDRALLSLERRSWPGPGAKERAIREELGMSPVRYYQLLNALIDDVRALAEDPVTVNRLRAVRAARRNRR
- the otsB gene encoding trehalose-phosphatase, whose translation is MGSHPDHLPTPTTLVGREGLAAILARPDRAVVALDFDGTLADIVPDPEQARAHPGAVPALAALAPRVASVAVITGRPADVAVRYGGFAGVPGLDHLVVLGHYGAERWDAVSGTVHAPAPHPGIAAVRAELPGLLHELDTRHGSWVEEKGQAVAVHTRRADDPQALFDALREPLGRLAAEHGLIVEPGRLVLELRPPGMDKGVALAEYVRETDAESVLYAGDDLGDLAAYAAVETLRTEGPDGVPGLLVCSGSAEVPELAERADLLLPGPADVVAFLSALAQRL